In Amphiura filiformis chromosome 2, Afil_fr2py, whole genome shotgun sequence, one DNA window encodes the following:
- the LOC140138776 gene encoding 4-galactosyl-N-acetylglucosaminide 3-alpha-L-fucosyltransferase FUT6-like, giving the protein MVLLLTKLRRSGWFSLPAFLAAIFVLGLLLTFLHNRNYNRAQLDGDEVKKSELGRGSRRVNDVNEPPTWNCTKQVTLLTPSMGPFKAWREYKLLQHMFTSNIKNCVPCFELSCPVQRCNLTIGATLSDKRLLGNSDGVVINIAPNLLKNKLDATIKKLSNILRDDVTWFFLGMESPQMFTYWDAQISNIQYHNEIAYHSHSSLSIPYGHFVASKPMDTVPGNDWTKDKTHLIAWMASNCENTFWPRSEFVHDLLNYIPVDMYGKCGNLSCLPPMSPECNNMLSKYKFYLALENTECDEYITEKFWENCMKHNVVPVVYGGRKAAYKKLAPPNSFIHVGDFATAEELAQYLLALDRDDQKYNEFFQWRLKGHVQTNYPPLNPDVFCEMIPLLSSETPKTKQKVSESKYFNSCRDKPTGLFAKVGSYSNWSPWK; this is encoded by the coding sequence ATGGTGCTCTTATTAACCAAGCTTCGACGTAGTGGGTGGTTTAGTCTTCCAGCTTTCCTAGCGGCCATCTTTGTTTTGGGTTTATTGTTGACCTTCTTACATAACCGCAATTATAACAGAGCGCAACTGGATGGTGATGAAGTAAAGAAATCAGAACTAGGAAGAGGCTCAAGAAGAGTCAACGACGTCAATGAACCGCCGACCTGGaactgcacaaaacaagttactCTTTTGACGCCATCTATGGGACCGTTTAAGGCTTGGAGAGAGTATAAACTGCTGCAACATATGTTCACGTCAAATATCAAAAATTGTGTTCCATGCTTTGAGTTATCCTGTCCAGTACAACGTTGTAATCTAACCATAGGTGCTACCTTAAGTGACAAACGCCTTTTGGGCAACAGTGATGGTGTTGTCATTAACATAGCTCCAAATTTATTGAAAAACAAATTAGATGCTACCATAAAGAAATTGAGTAATATTCTTCGTGATGACGTCACCTGGTTCTTTTTGGGGATGGAAAGTCCTCAAATGTTTACCTACTGGGATGCTCAAATATCTAACATACAATATCATAATGAAATAGCGTATCATTCCCACTCATCTTTGTCAATTCCTTACGGACACTTTGTCGCATCCAAGCCGATGGACACTGTTCCTGGAAACGACTGGACAAAAGACAAAACTCACCTGATAGCATGGATGGCAAGTAATTGCGAGAACACTTTTTGGCCTCGTAGCGAATTCGTCCATGATTTACTGAATTACATACCTGTTGATATGTACGGAAAATGTGGAAACTTGTCCTGTTTACCGCCAATGTCTCCTGAATGTAACAATATGCTAagcaaatataaattttatttggCTCTTGAAAATACTGAGTGTGACGAATACATTACTGAGAAATTTTGGGAGAATTGCATGAAGCATAATGTTGTACCTGTTGTATACGGAGGTCGAAAGGCTGCTTATAAAAAATTGGCGCCGCCTAATTCTTTCATTCACGTCGGGGACTTTGCAACTGCGGAAGAGCTTGCTCAATATCTTTTGGCCTTAGATAGAGATGATCAAAAATACAACGAATTCTTTCAATGGAGGTTGAAGGGTCACGTACAAACCAACTATCCACCATTAAATCCAGACGTATTTTGCGAGATGATACCACTTCTAAGCTCTGAAACTCCAAAAACTAAACAAAAAGTATCAGAATCAAAGTATTTCAATTCATGTCGCGATAAGCCAACAGGACTTTTTGCAAAAGTAGGAAGCTACAGCAACTGGAGTCCGTGGAAATAA